A window of Acidimicrobiia bacterium contains these coding sequences:
- a CDS encoding P-loop NTPase, with translation MLTHEDVFKALRGVFDPELGADIVELGMVQDVDITPTGEVTLGIALTIAECPMRSQIEEDTVRKVSALNGVTDVHIDIRAMTQKQRSGVMERARRTARDNAEPTRVDPKTRVIAVGSGKGGVGKSSVSVNLAVAISDLGYRVGLLDADIWGFSIPRMLGTTERLEANDEKVIIPVDVHGIAVVSTGLIVESEETALMWRGLMLSKALEQFLHQVAWGELDYLIIDLPPGTGDIQMALSRLLPQAEMVVVTTPQKAAQKVAIRVADMARRSYMPVVGVIENMAGFTCGHGETYDLFGSGGGTELAEAIGVPLIGQIPLDAGVVEGGDSGNPVARVAPDGAAGAALRATAQRVIDLVPPVEDETCTARIARLVDAMEASSA, from the coding sequence GTGCTTACACATGAAGACGTATTCAAGGCTCTCCGTGGTGTGTTTGACCCCGAACTGGGGGCAGATATCGTGGAACTGGGCATGGTTCAGGACGTCGACATCACGCCGACCGGCGAAGTGACGCTGGGCATCGCACTCACAATCGCCGAATGCCCAATGCGCTCACAGATCGAAGAAGACACAGTTCGCAAGGTGTCGGCACTCAACGGCGTCACCGACGTCCACATTGACATCCGGGCGATGACGCAGAAACAGCGTTCGGGTGTGATGGAACGAGCCAGGCGAACGGCCAGGGACAACGCCGAGCCAACCAGAGTCGACCCCAAGACCCGGGTCATTGCAGTCGGTTCGGGCAAAGGTGGCGTCGGTAAGTCGTCGGTCAGCGTGAACCTGGCCGTCGCCATCTCGGATCTCGGCTATCGAGTCGGTTTGCTCGACGCCGACATCTGGGGATTCTCGATTCCCCGCATGCTCGGCACGACCGAGCGCCTCGAGGCGAATGACGAGAAGGTCATCATTCCGGTCGATGTGCACGGCATCGCGGTGGTCTCGACCGGGCTCATCGTGGAGTCGGAGGAAACCGCCCTGATGTGGCGCGGGCTGATGCTGTCCAAGGCACTGGAGCAGTTCCTCCACCAGGTCGCCTGGGGTGAACTCGACTACCTCATCATCGATCTTCCCCCGGGAACCGGCGACATTCAAATGGCCCTGTCCCGGCTCCTACCCCAGGCGGAGATGGTGGTCGTCACGACACCGCAGAAGGCTGCCCAGAAGGTGGCCATCCGGGTCGCAGACATGGCCAGACGGTCCTACATGCCTGTCGTCGGAGTCATTGAGAACATGGCCGGCTTCACCTGCGGGCACGGCGAGACCTACGACCTCTTCGGTTCCGGTGGCGGCACGGAACTGGCGGAGGCAATCGGAGTGCCGTTGATCGGACAGATTCCGCTCGACGCCGGCGTCGTGGAAGGTGGCGACTCCGGGAACCCGGTGGCGAGAGTTGCTCCAGACGGGGCCGCCGGAGCGGCTCTCAGGGCGACCGCGCAGCGTGTTATCGACTTGGTGCCACCCGTGGAAGACGAAACCTGCACTGCCCGGATCGCCCGGCTTGTGGACGCCATGGAGGCCAGTTCTGCTTAG
- a CDS encoding iron-sulfur cluster assembly accessory protein → MSQPLTFKSSVPQKAVDLTDGAIDKLRQLIDAEGDETMALRLAVKAGGCSGFSYEMFFDNEFDAADTVEEFDGVKVVVDSQSLEMVRGATLDYKDALTGAGFAINNPNVTRSCGCGNSFS, encoded by the coding sequence ATGAGTCAACCGTTGACGTTCAAGTCGAGCGTTCCGCAGAAGGCCGTCGACCTCACAGACGGTGCTATCGACAAGCTGCGCCAGTTGATCGATGCCGAAGGGGATGAGACGATGGCTTTGCGTTTGGCCGTGAAAGCAGGCGGCTGTTCGGGGTTCTCATATGAGATGTTCTTCGACAACGAGTTCGATGCCGCCGACACCGTCGAGGAATTCGATGGGGTCAAGGTGGTGGTTGATTCGCAGAGCCTCGAAATGGTCCGGGGTGCGACTCTCGACTACAAAGACGCCCTCACCGGCGCCGGGTTCGCCATCAACAACCCGAACGTGACCCGTTCCTGCGGGTGCGGCAACAGCTTCTCCTAG
- a CDS encoding Rid family detoxifying hydrolase, producing the protein MPKQVLNTPSAPSALGPYSVSVEAAGLVFISGQVAIDPASGERAPDDVVAQAKQIMTNIEAILGDVGLGFGDVVKTTIFLADMADFPKVNEVYGAAFPDSPPARSTVEVSALPGGFLVEIETIAAR; encoded by the coding sequence ATGCCAAAACAAGTACTCAATACCCCCAGTGCACCTTCTGCCCTCGGCCCCTATTCGGTTTCCGTCGAGGCTGCCGGCCTCGTCTTCATCTCCGGTCAGGTGGCCATCGATCCCGCCTCCGGTGAACGGGCCCCGGATGACGTGGTTGCTCAGGCGAAGCAGATAATGACCAATATCGAGGCGATTCTCGGAGATGTCGGCCTCGGGTTCGGCGACGTCGTCAAGACGACCATCTTCCTGGCCGACATGGCGGACTTCCCGAAGGTAAATGAAGTCTACGGCGCCGCCTTCCCGGACAGTCCTCCGGCCCGTTCCACCGTCGAGGTGAGCGCGTTGCCTGGTGGCTTCTTGGTCGAGATCGAAACCATCGCGGCCCGGTGA